TATTTCTCTTTTAAGTTTGATAACGAAGAGTTGACGCTAATCAAGGATtcattgatgattgatgatgcttTTTCGGACAACAAGAAAAAACAGCTACTGTCAGTCAGCAGTCAGTAATGATGCTTCTTCGGACAACAAGGAAAAACTCAGCAGTCAGcagtgattttatttctttagaagaagaagagaaagaaaacaTATCAAATGGCGGGCAGACCCCCAAAAAAACGTAAATATTCAAGCAGGTTTAGTACAGAATATCAGCCCCCCAGGactaactatttatatttagcacTTTCAAACTTGAATGGTGTTACCATTCAAGTATCAGTACATTCAATTGGTTCTATGATTTATgaatgtgttcaatgtcaagcacttcattttttaggtgaaaaaattaaaaatcatttgaAGACTGTATCAAAGAacttaaaacaaagagatttaTAGAGAGTAAACCTTAAAAATATGCGACGTAGTTTCTTTGCGGTTCTTCGACGCTTGCGCTTTGGAACCGCGTTAaacttagtttttaagtaaatattgaCGTCAATCAACaaatggtaaaaatattttttgacataCCTAATACTATTACTATTAATAAGAGTTATTTACATTACCTATATTAACGATTgaatttgattgttttgttcatttgtcttagtttattttgaatgttgatttaaaataaaaataatttgtgtaaaaactttcgCAGTTTTTATTTACCATATTTATTGAACACAACTAACGAAGCTATATGAATCTATATTTAATATTCTTTGAGAACCGATGACTACAGAAACATCTATCTACATTTTGCACCTACAATTGTGTATTATGAGTCAAATTTCACCCGAGCGAAGCCGGGTTTTCATCTAGTTATTACATAATCTTCACACATAATATAAGTTTACGTAGTAGATTTAACATGTACTTAGGTAGATTATGTACCTAGCATTAATTTACAAttaacctcgtaagaccgaagagtaaattttgtcgacttctaagtatcgccgaatgtgctttcagaagaacgaataatttgtagtagtaaacgccgagcacttcgagtaaaaaaatttctatgttagagattttcttttgcattcatcTTTTCAGGGGCTctatataatagtgcatagagcttattttaggtgaaaaataataaaaaaatgttttctcttaaaagaacattcggtattacagactttaaaaagtaaaagtaaataaattgtattttatactttaaagtgaAACGTAAATgtaaccttcttaataaattaatactacataaagatacaataatgatattaataaatgtaactgaaaaggtacaacggttttaattttatttaatgtttcataattagtacttttaaaagtactatcggttttataacatacactaatgataggttaaaatgtataagaagtaaagtgaatattcatgttaattataatatttactaaactaaaaatcagaacgttctcatggtaaattttctcaatcatatcataattttaatagtCCAGTACTCAATcccatctcaatagaaaaaatgtgcaaaaataaaactttcaccatcaagaccgaatgttccttgcaaagaactattattttcaaacgaaagaaaatcttacaaaactacttcaaattgggaaaaataatttttttgcttgtttagcagtattttaacttaaattatactggtcagttttgcaattaaactacgtttacttgaagaaaaaaaaataaacgcaCATCACGTCTTCTCGgacgaaccaccttgtcaaagaaaaatgacaatttgacagtgacattttgttttttttatattaataagttcggatacctgattttgaatactttaagccatagactatcactcatttttttcgataggcgcgaatttttgaacttaaatttatcgctaaagttttagttcctctgaaggcacatccggcgatacttcgaaatcacctccgaaaatgtctcggcgttactgactacaaagtttcagttccttctgaggcacatccgggcttacgaggttaAAGAAGTCGAGTAACTATTTACTGCACTACCGCAGGCGTCACAATTTAAAAATCTTGCCTctattttcatcaaaattatcATGAATTTGTAGCATGTGTTCTTTCGATGTAATTTTATGCTATAATATTACTGGCTAGTTGCATCAAAACTCATTGCAATAGTCCTTGCGTGAAATAATTGGTCCTACTCGTAAGATTATGTTTCACTACTTAATTGTTCAAAACTTACTGTTACTAATGAAATTAGtaaatatacgagtacctacgaaTCACTGAAGTTCGTATTATTTCTATTACTTACCATTTCTTACCTACCATCTATTTCGATTTCTCTGAAATGGTAATCGTCTCGATGTGCTCTAATACaggaattttaaatttattatgaaTTTCTGGCTTGCAGATCAGATCAGCCTCATACTTGACATTGTTCCAACTGAAGTCGATATCTTCTCTTTTCGTAAGCCGAGAACATACTACAAATCGAATTATGTATCTACCTCTGAAAGAACCTGCTACCATAAAGACTTTCTTCTTTTTAGTCAAGTTTTCTAATaaagattttgttattttatcacCATCTTTCAGCCGAAAGCATACTAGGCCCATAGATGGTTCAGGTTCAACCACAAACCGGTCATCACTACGGACTAATTTTTCGAAATGCTGCGCTATGTCTATCTGATTACGAATGTGTTTTCTTAGACCCTCTGctccataaatatttataactgtCCACAGCTTCAATGCTCTGAACCTGCGTCCCAGAGGTATCTGCCAATGCCGGTAATCGGGGACTTTCGTGTCTGTTTTTATGTCATCCAGGTAAATTCTCTGTACGTCGAACGTTTTTGTCAGCTCAAGACCGTCTTTGATCCACATAGCCGAACATTCGAAGTTCACAAGTAACCATTTGTGTGGATTGAAGTCAAAAGAATCGGCAAACTCGACTCCTTTCATCAAGTGTCTGTATTCAGGGCAAATAAACGCTGCTCCGGCGTAAGCGGCGTCTACATGCAGCCAGACATCATATTCGTTACAAATTGGTCCGAGCTCGTAAAGGGGGTCAAAAGCGCATGTTCCTGTAGTACCAAGATTTGCGACAACGTAGCAAGGTATTAAACCTTGAGCTAAGTCCTCTTCAAAGGCTTTTTTCAATGTGTCTCCTCGTAGTCTTCCTTCAGCATCCGATTTTAGTAGTCTCATTGTCATGGATCCGAGTAGACCAGATTTCTCCACCGAGGAATTGCACTGGTCTGATGTGTAGGCGATAAGCTTTGCTTTGATGCTACCTTCATCGAGGCTAGGATTCTGCTTCAAGAGCTTTCGCACAGTTCTTTCTTTAGAAACCAGTAAGGCAATAAGGGTCGCTTCACTTGCAGAGCCCTGCAAAAGATTTTAACACgaatgagtaggtacctaggtaagtAATCTAGATAGACTTCaaattaataactaattaaGACTTCAATAAGTATGTACTGATTATTCCGTGTTATAGaatagtgtttatattttacacTACTGACCTGAATAATTCCACCACCTGGTCCAGGCGAAGAGTTCAAGAATTCTTCGGGTAAACCGAGCATTTTACCAAGCCAGTTCATTGTAACCACTTCTAGCTCAGTGCAAGCAGGACTGGATAGCTAGAAAGGGAAAGAAATAATAGTtacataggtaggtagttaCTACTTAGGAAGAAAATATGAGAACTTTCTCAAAATAAAACGAGGAATAATGAAAAAGGGGATAGACTGATGGAAATCATTGATTCCGTTATTACTTTTACggaaaaagaaaaatttaagTTCCCGTGGTGGGTTAggataattttaatgtaaaaactGCAATCTCTAGAAAAGTCAGGAATTTAATTGTAGTTTGAGTTTCGTTAGCTAACTAGTGAGGAAAACTTCTTGTTTTCGTTTATCAGCAGCTTATACCGcaattgttattgttatttactGGGCACATTTCCAATGAGGAACCGCATTCGAGTTATCTTTATGTGAACAATCAATACTAACCCAGCTGAAACCAATGACGCCGAGGCCGTCTGCAAGAATGCTTCCCACCACACTCGCGTACGACGCGCCTGTCGGGTAGAAGGCGTGGAACCTGGGCGAGTGCCAGTGCGTCACCTGCAAGGAGAAAAACAACGTTAATTTAACAGcaaattgctattttattttcctgTAGTTGGAACTATTAACTAttatgcccgcggcttcacccgcgtgaaattcagtgtcacagatcggcataaattatagcctatatgttattctgggttataaacaataatactgtaaagtttcatcaaaatccgttcagtagtttttgcgtgaaagagtaacaaacatccagacatccaaattttcgcaattataatattagtaggattaaggAACAGTAAGCCTTCTGTTATTAGGCTAAGTAAGGCCAAGTTTTTTGAGTGAATTTGGTTGCTAAACctcgtagtacctacttatattacCAAGTTAGCGTATGTTTAGTTTAGGTTGTTAGGCGTTCATCAACTGACTATTGTCAACATCTATACTTATCTTTCTAtctatagtaatattataaatgcgaaagtaaactaaaccactgaaccgattttgattaaatttggcatagagatagcttgagtcccgggaaaggacatagtttttatcccggtttttgaaacagggacgcgcgcgataaagtttttctgtgacagacaaaattccacgcgggcggagagctagtaataattataaagctgaagagtttgtttgtttggttgaacgagctaatctcaggaactactggtccgatttgaaaaaatatttttgtgtttgatAGGTAGCATATTTAACGAGGAAAGCTATAAGCTACATATCATAACGCCAATACCCAatagaccaataggagcggagcaccaatgaagaatgtttcaaaatcgtggattttttccttttgagagctgccGCTGCGTTAACGGTTAAATTTTCGCAAATATCATGTATGACAAGCTTGTTCCCCTTTAAGTTCTATAAAAAAGTCTGCGAAAATATTCTATCTTAGTTATTAAGGTTGGCTCATCACAATCTTTTTTATGCTAAGGCTTAGCTAAGCAAAACCTTTAAAGTTATGCATTATTTGCGacggtgtttttataaacatgatattactAAAATCAATTCAATCAATCAATGTCAATTCACTTTCATCTAGGACCTAGATTCTAGGTAGTTAGAGATTGCTGATACACTTACCCCAGGCATAATAATTTGGTTAAAATCTTTGATGACGTCTCTCCAGTCTCCCGGTTCCTCTGGCGCATTTTCAGGCAGGATATCTATCAAATATCCTGGCTCTATCGAAGGCAGGACATCCCTGTAAAATAATGTAacgataattaaaaataaaatagatagaatattacaaataaataaactacaaaGGTTGACTGGGTGATAATGTTTTAAAACAACAAGAGCGCCCTTTGTGATGATGCCTGATGTCTACACTCTCTAtacatttcaattttaattacttatgtaaaaatattctgCTCTGCAACGATCAGGAATCGAACCAGTACCAGATACCCACTGTGGTACCGTGAATATGACTGAATAGTATTTATTCGTAAGGATCTTCTTCAATAGGTATTCATTTAATACCATTATAACGTTTCTTGGGATATGCTTGGAATCACTACTAcaattgattaattaaattaattttgaacaaaaaagtataaatctaaaataattaccgTTCCCTAATATTGTCCATGTAGTCTGCAACCAAATCGATGGCGGCTTTCCCGAACTCCCGAAACTGTTGGGAATCCATTATACCACACTGTTACAACTTACACTGTACCACTGTTAGTATTTGAACTATTACTGTATTATAttgtaataaagttttattgaactggTTGCAGGCACTAGGTGTTGGGATGTCGTTCTGTGAGACAATGGTGGCACCATTTTACCGAGGTAGGGTAGTACTTATTCTAATCAATGGAGGTAGATTTATAGGCGCAAGCGCAGGTCGGCTTTTTACTGCGAGTCTGAGACAGCGCAGAGCACACGACGCGACTGCAACGAAATGGACTTAACGCTTTTCTAACAATGAATACAAGCAAATATAACGTCGTCACTGTCGTCACAGTGTGAGTACCGTTACCGTATTCGCCTCAACTTTTGCGCGACACAGCCTTATTTTAAACGTTTTTAACTACATTTATTCCCAAAGGTCCAAAAACTatgaaaaaattaaacttgatagATCCGTATAAAATTCAAAGAGAATTTTCACACGACTATAAAATATTCCTAGAGTTGAAGCCAGTTTGATGAATCCTAATCGGTTCATCCATTATGGACTATGATGCCTATATTGCATTTATTATTGCTTGGGCAAGGTTGGGTTGATTTCAATAGTGAGGTAGGTATGAggttgaaaataaaacaacttaATAACACTATGCAATTTAGGGCTTTATTGATAAATAAGTCAAGACAAGATAAAACTGAAGAAGACTTTATGGAATgcaaatacataaaaatgaaaagagtataattttaaattgaacattgtatattttaataattttatacttattacGTTTTTGTTCAATAATGATATTTTAGCACTGAATAGtttaataatgaatgagtctaTTTTATCACATTTGTGAAATTCTAGTTCATCATTTGAATGTAGTGAAACATGAATGAAAAGCTTTtctatctaaataaatgtacctactaaaacTTAGTTTAATTCAAGGCAGAAGGTATTTTCTTTTTGACTATTAAGAGTACATTTTGAGCCTAGTCGGGACATGTTCGTCTTTCGTTCATTTAAGGCACAAAAATATAATGCCATGGATTACAACTGCAATGGTTAATGTTTTCAAGTTTTGACtacaaataactttttaattgaCAGATTTTAAGTTAAAGATTACTGCAGAAAGGGTCGAAAAATTGAAAGATAATCTTAAGAAAGAACAGAATTAGTGAGGATCTAGATATTTAGGCTTCTTCCTGACGAGCTGTTCGTATTGCCGAAATACGGACAACCTGGTAGGGAGTTGCCCtacagtacagtcagcgtcaaatagttcgtgacaccacagaataataataagtactgtgacacccaaagtggccaaaaagttgacaacccaaccttattccaatgagggctatcgttttagcgctcaccagttagcgccactgtagagtaaggtcctgtcacttgctagtagcgaagacagtggcgccaacttgtgagcgctaaagtggtaggaggactatcgtatttgcactcatcaagatggcgtcactgtagagtaaggtcctgtcaatcgccaggggtgccaactgttaagtataaaaacgatagccctcattgtaacaacgacgtgttgcgaactttttggttactttgggtgtcacgaactatttgacgctgaatgTACCTACCGAAAAACTGTAAAAATATACatctacaaaaataaatgataaacGAACGCTAACTATGTCTATTAATTACGAAACATATTGGTTTACAGAGGGAATGGTGcacacattttataaaattcctCATCTAACCATACTGTTATTAAAAAATCTATCCTCTGACCACATTATGACACCTAAAATACCttaatttacaaatacatatttacagAACTTATACTAATGTATTATGGGTAAATaacaattgttatttatttctcGTCTTGTAAAACCTACTGAAGGTGTGGACAAGTTGACAAGCTTAGTCTTCTAATGAAcaagaattaaaattatttaatgagaCTTAAAAGAAACTACTACAAACAGTTAAGAAAAACTCAGGAAAGTTATGTTATTCATGTCATTTTGTTCTTAAAATGCATATATTTTACGTCACAGCTGTTTCAGTCGTTTCTAATGAAAATTTTTGGTCAGAATTagctatttttttccaaatccaAGACTTGATGCTGCGACACTAGCAGGAATTATAAATTTATATACCATGGCctaatttatttaccaaataataatataacattaaaaCGAATTGTGAAAACATGGCTGGAACACTAATTTCAGCCCATGATCAATATTATCGAGAAAAACATGCAATTCTAAATCACTGAAGTACTTTACTTTTACCTATATTTTCGGAAAATTTCACCTAAGTGTCATAAAAActgaaatataataattatttgaataatattCTACATTTATAACAACAAATTGTACATCTTTGCTTTGCCAAAGTTCATTAGGATTCATGCAATTGTACAATTCTCATGACATTGGTTTTAGAGAGAATGAAAGTTTAGGTCTTGAATTGTTTTTGCCTAAGATCTTCTTTTGTTCCTCTTTTACCCTTTTTTCTTGTTCCTTTTTGAGTTTCTGTCTCTCTTCATCCATTTTTCTTTGTTCTTCTATCATTGCTAACCGCTCTTCCgcctgtaataaaaaaaatgcaactTTAATAACTTGATTTTGATATTATAATTCTTAACAAAAATATGCACTAATAGAATACTAGAATGCTCATCTGTTTAAATATTTGCCATTGAGAAACTGAGCAATATAGCTT
This genomic interval from Ostrinia nubilalis chromosome 3, ilOstNubi1.1, whole genome shotgun sequence contains the following:
- the LOC135088000 gene encoding 3,4-dihydroxyphenylacetaldehyde synthase-like, translated to MDSQQFREFGKAAIDLVADYMDNIRERDVLPSIEPGYLIDILPENAPEEPGDWRDVIKDFNQIIMPGVTHWHSPRFHAFYPTGASYASVVGSILADGLGVIGFSWLSSPACTELEVVTMNWLGKMLGLPEEFLNSSPGPGGGIIQGSASEATLIALLVSKERTVRKLLKQNPSLDEGSIKAKLIAYTSDQCNSSVEKSGLLGSMTMRLLKSDAEGRLRGDTLKKAFEEDLAQGLIPCYVVANLGTTGTCAFDPLYELGPICNEYDVWLHVDAAYAGAAFICPEYRHLMKGVEFADSFDFNPHKWLLVNFECSAMWIKDGLELTKTFDVQRIYLDDIKTDTKVPDYRHWQIPLGRRFRALKLWTVINIYGAEGLRKHIRNQIDIAQHFEKLVRSDDRFVVEPEPSMGLVCFRLKDGDKITKSLLENLTKKKKVFMVAGSFRGRYIIRFVVCSRLTKREDIDFSWNNVKYEADLICKPEIHNKFKIPVLEHIETITISEKSK